From Cydia pomonella isolate Wapato2018A chromosome 26, ilCydPomo1, whole genome shotgun sequence, one genomic window encodes:
- the LOC133532201 gene encoding differentially expressed in FDCP 8 homolog has protein sequence MAAAFDSPKYQNSLICCSPRTADAYSKSSSSTSGCVSADESYDSLHQVPKTIAIKKLKIHSTATKEEVEKAIKQCKELILNSQQCSDERKWLVRYLVELRLRLEDIKDTDGQPRLGVCIKGHHFKQQTTPQNRKQYCDHCSGVIWSIVQSSYICSDCGYLSHYKCVDYICRVCAHVVMTDKGQFEMDICPEKGLAAQDYKCAECGTALTFKDAWNEPRLCDYTGLYFCTTCHWNDQSAIPARVVHNWDWDKHYVSRLAFQMLNLAWNLPYIDLESINPKLFNFIAELEWVHKMRKDLEWMRRYLCACSEGSTLLSPLFMQLGDINKKYSMAHLQAINDGTLETQLTELTEVCRTHITKCNLCSGKGYLCEICSNDEILYPFDSGAIMCNKCNTMLHRVCWLRKGQKCPKCVRLEERKKLHEVTDEADTSAEHEYDIDKFVE, from the coding sequence ATGGCTGCAGCGTTCGACTCGCCCAAATACCAAAACAGTTTAATTTGCTGCAGCCCACGAACGGCGGACGCTTACTCAAAATCCTCCTCGTCGACCTCGGGTTGTGTGTCAGCTGATGAAAGCTACGATTCCTTacatcaagtaccaaaaacgatagctattaaaaaactaaaaatccaCAGCACAGCAACGAAAGAAGAAGTCGAAAAGGCAATTAAACAATGCAaggaattaattttaaatagccAACAGTGCTCCGATGAGCGTAAGTGGCTTGTTAGATATCTAGTCGAACTGCGATTACGTTTGGAAGATATTAAGGACACTGACGGACAGCCTAGATTAGGTGTGTGTATAAAAGGTCACCATTTTAAGCAACAAACAACACCTCAGAACAGAAAACAGTACTGCGACCATTGTAGTGGTGTAATATGGAGTATTGTACAAAGCTCATACATTTGCAGCGACTGTGGCTATTTAAGTCATTACAAATGTGTAGACTACATTTGCAGAGTCTGTGCACATGTTGTTATGACTGACAAGGGGCAGTTTGAGATGGATATCTGTCCGGAAAAAGGTTTAGCAGCTCAAGACTATAAATGTGCGGAATGTGGAACAGCGCTGACCTTTAAAGATGCTTGGAATGAGCCAAGGCTATGTGACTACACTGGCTTGTACTTCTGCACAACATGTCATTGGAACGATCAATCGGCAATACCTGCCAGAGTTGTACATAATTGGGACTGGGACAAACATTACGTATCACGACTCGCCTTCCAGATGTTGAACCTAGCTTGGAATCTTCCTTACATAGATCTAGAGAGCATCAATCCGaagctttttaattttatagcagAACTAGAATGGGTGCATAAGATGCGAAAAGACCTTGAGTGGATGAGGAGATACTTATGTGCCTGTTCAGAGGGCTCAACTCTTCTTTCGCCTTTGTTTATGCAGTTAGGAGATATTAATAAGAAGTACAGTATGGCACATTTGCAAGCAATTAATGATGGGACTCTAGAGACACAACTAACAGAGTTGACGGAAGTCTGCCGCACTCACATTACCAAATGCAATTTATGCTCAGGGAAGGGTTATTTATGTGAAATTTGTAGTAATGATGAGATTCTCTATCCATTTGACAGTGGGGCCATAATGTGTAACAAATGTAACACCATGTTACACCGAGTCTGTTGGCTCCGCAAAGGACAGAAATGCCCAAAATGTGTCCGTTTAGAAGAACGAAAGAAACTACATGAAGTTACCGACGAAGCTGATACAAGCGCTGAACATGAATATGACATAGACAAATTTGTTGAATGA
- the LOC133532205 gene encoding uncharacterized protein LOC133532205, translating into MNGGNSGAVFFLGTRAHYQVLNQPDRPFDVENGNSSQTGSTASSLWPDTDSQNNERWCNDNDINVNEDKDTGVKRRAKRRPSETALCEDMRPAQLNGNANDSDTPKSKGRRVNFFNAITSLARRKRRLQSHTYLKHLAALTTCTYRDSCRCLECQSRYFECDEDEESSEDDEYEYYAALYASQVRNKCQHDDDDEVFIDTVPADNASTDMLLDADEPKEKSVSSDNVSDNTEPEADAHLELEVAAGTPIVLNYLLTHPFHCCIQ; encoded by the exons ATGAACGGCGGAAATTCTGGAGCGGTGTTTTTCCTAGGGACAAGAGCACATTAtcag GTCCTTAATCAACCCGACCGTCCCTTTGATGTGGAAAACGGGAACTCTTCTCAGACTGGCTCCACAGCCAGCTCTCTCTGGCCCGACACGGACTCGCAGAACAACGAGCGATGGTGCAACGACAACGATATTAACG TAAACGAAGACAAAGACACTGGAGTGAAAAGGAGAGCCAAACGAAGAccgagcgagacagcgctatgcgAAGACATGAGACCGGCGCAGCTGAACGGCAATGCTAACGACAG TGACACTCCAAAATCCAAAGGCCGTCGCGTGAACTTTTTCAACGCAATAACATCACTCGCGCGACGCAAACGTCGCTTACAGTCGCACACCTACCTGAAACACTTGGCCGCCCTCACTACATGCACTTACAGGGACTCGTGCAGGTGTCTGGAGTGTCAG aGCCGCTACTTCGAATGCGACGAGGACGAGGAATCCTCGGAAGATGATGAGTATGAGTATTACGCCGCTCTCTACGCGAGTCAGGTCAGAAACAAGTGTCagcatgatgatgatgacgag GTATTTATCGATACTGTGCCTGCAGACAACGCGTCGACGGACATGTTGCTGGATGCCGACGAACCTAAAGAGAAGTCCGTCTCGTCGGACAATGTGTCCGATAATACGGAACCTGAAGCCGACGCGCATCTCGAGCTAGAG GTGGCAGCTGGCACGCCGATAGTCCTCAATTATTTGCTAACCCATCCTTTCCACTGCTGTATCCAGTAG
- the LOC133531961 gene encoding uncharacterized protein LOC133531961 — protein MKALLASADLRAHRSLATQLMQNGRELLSVLSQELDELSISIRLRLLSPPPSSIIWLLLSADLCLNKFLPLPNTLQQFYAAHLDLASEDNYSEVSYGSWKKSPEKEEYNRADVSSDLSDKVSQNISQISLDGDGEMKPKLRPILGAGAGLLRQEQALSVSQDNFDTWTSKNSLTKRYDLNSWRQAEEEKKEEEPVFNPTVLPPNLQQNYPVTVPDYPPPNVPNVNRFNNYMQENYPNYLQQGDGAYIQNSYTGNTNFNSQGDGFVQQFPNDRPAPERVNNEVQKSARRPVENWRKEKPEIEDPNRNRPRNWTRQRSKDNINDEKEPEKEERYRSNSRNSREKVPGRFRRNSTENPDGVVSGTGKTPPRRHVSDVPRSQKYWDHDDRCDKDYSS, from the exons ATGAAGGCGCTGCTCGCCAGCGCCGACCTGCGCGCGCACCGCAGCCTGGCCACACAG TTAATGCAGAATGGCAGAGAACTTCTGTCAGTCTTATCCCAAGAATTAGATGAGCTGTCTATATCCATCCGTCTCCGACTTCTCTCTCCGCCTCCCAGCAGTATCATCTGGCTCCTGCTGTCTGCAGACCTCTGTCTCAACAAGTTCCTCCCACTGCCCAACACGCTACAACAGTTCTACGCTGCACACCTAGACCTAGCCTCTGAAGATAACTACAGCGAAGTTAGCTATGGATCGTGGAAGAAAAGCCCAGAAAAAGAGGAGTATAACCGAGCTGATGTCAGCTCAGACTTAAGCGACAAAGTCTCTCAAAACATCTCTCAAATAAGCCTCGACGGAGACGGAGAAATGAAACCCAAGCTTAGACCTATATTAGGGGCTGGTGCCGGACTATTAAGACAAGAACAAGCTTTATCCGTCAGCCAAGATAACTTCGATACGTGGACTAGCAAAAACAGTCTTACCAAGAGATATGATTTGAACTCTTGGCGGCAAGCGGAAGAGGAAAAGAAAGAGGAAGAACCTGTGTTCAACCCTACCGTTCTACCCCCGAATCTACAGCAGAACTATCCAGTTACTGTCCCAGATTACCCGCCTCCAAATGTACCAAATGTAAACAGATTCAATAACTACATGCAAGAGAATTATCCTAATTACTTACAACAAGGCGACGGAGCATACATACAAAACTCGTACACCGGGAACACCAATTTCAATTCTCAAGGAGACGGTTTCGTTCAGCAGTTCCCCAACGACCGACCAGCGCCGGAAAGAGTCAATAATGAAGTCCAAAAAAGCGCCAGACGGCCTGTAGAAAACTGGAGGAAGGAAAAGCCGGAAATTGAAGATCCTAACAGAAATAGACCGAGGAATTGGACTCGACAGCGCTCTAAAGATAACATAAATGATGAAAAGGAACCTGAGAAAGAGGAGAGATACCGGTCAAACTCTAGAAATTCTCGAGAAAAAGTCCCCGGTAGATTCCGGCGCAACAGCACGGAGAACCCTGATGGAGTAGTGAGCGGAACTGGCAAGACTCCTCCGAGAAGACATGTCTCCGATGTCCCCAGGAGTCAGAAATATTGGGACCACGATGATAGATGTGACAAGGACTATAGCAGTTAG